Part of the Musa acuminata AAA Group cultivar baxijiao chromosome BXJ2-7, Cavendish_Baxijiao_AAA, whole genome shotgun sequence genome is shown below.
ttttcttttgagaagtaattAACATAAAGCTAAAAAGGGTATCTTCAAAGGACACTAAATGAGAAGTAAAACAAAAAACTAAAGAGGATGTTCATCAAGAAATCAGATTTTTAGTTTATGTTCCCATCTAAATTTCCTCCAAAATCTCATGATATTTGTGAACAAAACCAAAGGTTTCTTAAATTAACTCACATGAAGTATGAATATGGAAGTAGACTTAATGAAGGGATAAAAGAATCATTAAGAAGTACTTAGACAATAATGATAGTATTCATCTATGAATCTTGAAGTAATGGGAGAAGGAAAGGACATACAAATTAATTGAGTGCTTAGGCAATCATTTTCCTACAATTATGTAGTTATTTGCCTACCCAATTGACCTCTTCATCTTAATAAGCTATAAGTTAAAAGTTGCACAACATTACCTACCATTGTTATATAagtgtatatattatatatacacatataataaGTGATTTTCCACTTCTCTCTCTAAATTAAAATTTAGCATATGCATCCATACAAAACTTAAAAACTTACAAATATGTAACGTGGTTAATcttcatcaattaattatcatttgGATATTAATATTATAGAAATTAATTATGATTACAATAATATTAGAGTATTAGTATATTCTTAACAtagattaaataatattaattataattagtTGTAATTGACCTGAGTTTTCTAGAGAGGAGATATATCTAAACACTCTTTGATATCTAAGAACAATGGTTGTGAATCTTTTGGATTGCATTCTAAATTAGTCTCTAAAATCTCAACGTAGTCTTCCAAATTAATAGATTTTCTCCCTTTGTTGCTTTATTGACGTGAACTTCCTATATTAGGATTGAGTAAAATGAGATCAttggccaaaaaaaaaaagttttatgctAATAAATAGTATAAAAGGAAATCTTGGATGGACCATATCCACTTGCTTGTGCTAAGGAAGGAGATGAAATTGTCATTGTCTCAAGTCAAGTTCCATTGAGGATTATCTTCCACTTGTATACGAGTTGATACTtagtaatttattttattttttgatatcgaATAATATAGGAGGTTCGATATATATCGATATATCATTCTATAGATTACTAGAATCACGATCGATAAGTAAAGACGATGCAACTAATCATAAGGCTGCCTTATTGCGACCTAAATATACTGAGATTTGTAACTTTACAATCATGTTTGTGGCTTGTGATAACTATACAACTAAATGTAACTATCAACACTAAAACATAGGTCAGACATAAATTAGATGAGAAAGAGACatttgagggggggggggggggggggggggcacacAACCAGCTAAGCAAATGGTACTGCCACTCCAAATGAGCCATCTTGCTCCCATCTCCTAGAATTGATCTGACTCATTTGCCCTTCATCTCCAAAAATTGACAGATGAAGAAGACACATTTCTTAGGAAACCAGAAACCAAGTTACAAGCTTATggacaaagaaaaggaggaaatggCTGAGCAAAAATAGCAAGTCAAGGAGGGCAGCTTGTTGATGTTGATGGGTTGTTCTTTTGTCTTGTAGCTTGCAAGAATTCCAAGGCCATGGCAAAACAATGGGCTGGATTTATAGGAATATTCTACATCTCAATGTCTCTAATGTACACACatacaataaaataataaatactaagagtatttattatttattgtatCACTTGACTTGTTCTTTGTGAAGAGCATCAAATGTGTACCATTGCAAGACATACTAACTTCTCACTAGAATAGTTGGTGGGCAACACAACACATTGCCATAATTATTTTGACAATTAGtcatttgatttggtctttgaaaatatttaattttttttaatatgttgttTCAATGAAAAAGTatggatatgtttttttttttagaaattttaatttatttaatagaAACTAAATGTATTGTATCAATTTCTATGTTTAATGATTGTTTCACAAAATAGTTATAAAATACAATAATAACAATATAATTATTGATTAATTTGATTATGGATTAAAATTCGAGAATTGACAATATATTTTGGATCAGCAAAATTATGTTTTACAGAATTGTTTTTCTTCATTTATCCATGAACtgtttttttacttattttattgtatttatttatttatttattcatttatttatctATATATGTGTTGGCTTTCTCTGCCTCCGGCCACTATTGCTTGTCTCCTACCGAAGTCGCGCTTGCTCGTTGGCTATGGCGGAGGAAGCCCAGAGCAAGGCAACCGAGGTGGCTCCTATGAAGGTGGAGGAAGCGGCGGTGACCGAGGCGACACCTCCGGCGCCAGCTCCTGAGCCGGCTGAGGAGGAGGCGGAGCCGAAGAAGACGGCCGAGGAGACGAAGCCCGAGGCGGAGGAAGCGGGGCCTCCCGCCGAGGCCATCGTTGCACCGTCCGTCTCCTTCAAGGAGGAGAGCAACGTCGTCGCCGACCTCGTCGACCCTGAGAAGAAAGCGCTTGATGAGCTCAAACAGCTCGTCCAAGCCGCCCTCGCCAACAACGAGTTCGCCCCTCCGCCACCTCCGGTCAAGGAGGAGGAGCCCAAGCCGGAGGAGCCTGCGGCTGCGGCCCCTGCTCCGGAGGAGCCCGAGACGGAGCCTGAGGAGCCCCCGAAGCCAGCTGAGACGGACTCACCCGCTCCTCCGCCGGAGGTGGAGCCTCCGAAGCCAACGGCCGAGAAGGAGGAACCTTTACCAGCTGCAGCCGAGGACGACGGCGGCAAGACAGGTGAAGCCGTGGAGGAAACCGTCGCCCCCATCACCACCGCTCCTGCGGCGGCCACGGAGGAGGTCACTCCGGCGGCAGGAGACGAGCCTCCAGCTGAGACTCCTGCTCCACCACCAGCGGAACCGCCGGAGGAGGTGTTCATCTGGGGCGTCCCCCTCCTTGGCGATGAGAGGAGCGACACCATCCTTCTCAAATTCCTCCGCGCCCGGGACTTCAAGGTGAAGGACGCCTTGTCGATGCTCAAGAACGCTGTCATCTGGCGGAAGCAGTTCGGGATCGAGGCCCTCCTCCAGGAGGACCTCGGCCTGCCGGAGCTGGAGAAGGCCGTGTTCATGCACGCCGTCGACAGGGAGGGCCACCCCGTGTGCTACAACGTGTATGGGGAGTTCCAAAACAAGGAACTTTACGACAAGGCCTTCGGCGACGAGGAGAAGAGGCAGAGGTTCCTCAAGTGGAGGATCCAATACCTGGAGAAGGGCATCAgagagctcttggacttcactccTGGTGGCGTCTCATCCATGGTTCAGGTGACCGATCTCAAGAACACGCCGCGGCTTGGGAAGCATCGCCAGGCTACGAGGCAGGCAGTCACCCTGTTGCAGGACAACTACCCTGAGTTCATCGCCAAGAAGGTAAAATCTAGTCCTCTTTTTACTGTTCCTGTTCAATTTCATCTGAATTGTATCTTTCGGATTTCGAAGAACTGCATCTTGTCGGAAGAGATTAAATTTCTTATCAGTTTTGAGTAACAAAAGCATGAATAATAAAATGTTGGATTTGCTCAAAACATAGGATGCTTGGAAGATTGCATACATATTACCAAAACTGAAAATTGTAGTCCAATCCCTTTGCATCCATTTGGTGGTTTGCTTATATGATTGATTCCCCTGTTAGAACTCTTAGATTGACCTTTGGTTGAATTTGAGATCCTGTACATATAATTCACTATGTTATGTGCCAATTGATGCAAAATATAACCTGTAGCATCTGTGTGATTCTAGGTGTTCATCAATGTTCCATGGTGGTACTTGGCTTTTAGTCGGATGATGAGTCCCTTCTTCACGCAGAGGACCAAGAGCAAATTCGTCTTCGCCGGGCCATCCAAATCGGCAGAGACCCTATTTAAGTGCGTGAGGATCACAGAAGTTTCTTTGATAATATAATTTCTGTGTAATTTCATGATTTCCTTACGTGTGTTTGTGTTCTCGGTACAGGTACATAGCACCCGAGCAAGTTCCAGTTGCATTCGGAGGACTAAGCAATGAGAGTGATCCAGAATTCACCACTGCGGATGCTGTTACCGAAGTTACCATCAAGGCCTCATCGAAGCAATCGATAGAAATACCAGCTACTGAGGTTGTGTTTAGTTTTGAACTGCTCATTGGTGCTCGGAAGAATTAATCTTGCTTTAGAGTTTTTAGTGATAGCTTTGTTTCGGATCATTTTGCTATCTTCGTAGGCAACCCTCCTGGTGTGGGAACTCCGAGTCTCAGGGTGGGAAGTGAGCTATGGCGCCGAGTTCATGCCAAGCGCGGAGGACGGGTACACAGTGATCGTGCAGAAGACTAGGAAGTTGGTTGCCACTGATGAGCCTGTAATCAAGACCTCTTTCAAGATCGGCGAGCCGGGAAAGGTGGTTCTTAACATCGAAAACCCAACatccaagaagaagaagctcCTTTACCGATCCAAGGCGAAGAGCTCTGCCAAACCCACATGAGCGGCTTGCTGCGTACCGTCATTCATCTCCATTGATATAAATGAAAGAAATAAAAGGAAGAGCTCAGTCTTAACCTTTGTTGTTGGTGTGTGATTGGTTTGTTTATTGGAGTCAAAATTATATTTGTCTACTTGTGAGTTGCTGCTGTAGTTTCATAAGACATGGTTGAGGTGTTAGAAAGGTGATAAAGAGGACTTATGCTTCTTGTTATCATTGTAAATGCTTTGTACATTGTCTTATATGCACTTTCTTGTCATATGGGTTGCCTTGTTAGTAACTTTTCTTACAAGAAGAATCTTCCTCATGTCCCCTTTCTCTTTCTTTACATCTTAGCTTGTCATGTTCTCATAGCTGCAGCTGCAGGAGAATGAATGTCTCTTGGCTTGCTACTGTAAGAAACCAAAACTGTGCATATCATTCATTCTTCCCTCACTCTATTCTGCTTCACATACAATTCCTTGTGCCAAATTGAATGCCTGCTGAAGGGAATGATCCCTTCAGAATGACTACAAGGGTACACTGCAGCCCATGTTTACATTGTCTTGATGTGCATGTGAGTGATGATGAGCATAAACAAGGCATGGGAAGCCTCATTTACCAGATGATGGCATCAGTCAGCTCCTTGTTCTGTGGCATGATTGTTTGCTCGAGTAAACAGATCTGTCCAAAGATTATAGTTCTTCTCTGCTCCTTTTGTGTTTTCAACATTGACTCTGCAGGCCAGCCATGTGCAGACCAGCCACAGCTTTTATTGTTTACAATGGACTCATGCAGTCTTGTGTTCTCCTGTCTGCAAACCACCCATCTCCTTCATTCTACCTTGTCTGAATTGGCAGGGACTGATTCACTCCTGAGTGTTCTACAGCATGCATAACCAGGACAAATTCTCAAGCATCCTGAGTGTTTATTGCTCAGTTTCCTGATGCAAACTAATTGCAAGTAATTATTGTAAGTCTGCATGGATATTGTCTGGAAGATTTCAAGCTTGGGGTTGGACATGGCACAACCTGTACCACATCTGTGTTTGGCTGTATCAGGACCCCACCCTGCCCACTTGCTTTGGCAATGTCACAAAGTGGTGGTTTGCAAGGAGAGTTTGAGCCAGCCATGAATGAAGTGGAACATTGGAGGAAGCCATTCTTTTATGACATGCAGCCACTGTAACACCCAGGAGATTTTGTTTCTCTGCTTGTTCTCTATACCATCATCCACAGAGCAGTAGCCAAGATGTTCCTCTGCTTGTTTCTTTGTCATCAGCATCCATGGAGCACCATCCAAGTTTTGTTGCTGGAGCAGACAAGCATCAGCCTGCAGTGTAGCAGATGAGAATTGCTGAAAGAGAACTGATGCTTGTTGATGTCCTCGACAAACTTTGAATCTGAAACAAATATCTGGACTGCTTTGAAGAGGGAGTTCATGATCTGACCCCAATAGAGCAaacaagaagagaaaagaagagcaAGTTGGTGACAGACAGGAAGTTGGAAGATGCAGAAAATACATAGAAAAATGATGATTCGATGTTATGAGGTTGGAAGAAGCATAAACTGTCCTGTCAAGTGCTGGTATTGGCTATTGCATCTCAGTTGAATGTTAAGCTTTATTCCTCATCCCCCCCAGCATCATTTGGTCCATAGTCCAAAGCATGTCAATTCTATGTGCTTTGCATGATTACTTCCCCTTCATTGTCTTCCATCATCCATCTCCCTTTTGGTGCTGTGGTCATACGTTGAGGAGGCCATGAGGACCACCTTGCTCATCTCACaccaagaagaaagagaagagataatgatgcaagaagaagaaagcattggACCAACCCACTTTGAAAGGGGCCTTTTTCCCATGTGCCAGAGGGAGTACACATCTTTAATGGACCGCGAAATCGAACACATTACACACACTGAGAGGATTCTGAAaccgattcaagaatccaagaatTGGTGGGTTTGCTTTGGTCGCCAGAGATGCTGTGTTGTGCTGATTAGCTTGTAATACAAGTCTACAGAGCATGCTAACATATCCATCATTCTTCATtctccacagagagagagagagagagagcaggagGAAGATGGCTGAAATGGCTCATAACGGGCCGTCGTCAGATAGCCGGGCCTGAAACCTCTTCACCCGCTCGCCTGCCGCGATGTCCTCAAGATAGTGGCGAAACAGAGAAATGAATCATGGAGCTGTTGGGCTTGCAGGACAGGATTGCTGGGGTTGAACTCATGTCCAATTACATCCCCGTACCGAGCTCGTTGACTGTGGGGAGCTCGAGGGAAGGGCGACGGAGTCTTTCCATCGAACACCTTACCTGCTAACGCATTTCACATGGAGTTTGTGCAGCCATACCGTGTGCTACATATCTCCCAACAAACACAAGGCATGCTCTGGTGCTTTTTCTATCATCACAGACCTGAACTTTTGTCGAACACTTGGCTGACATTATTTTGACCGGGAGCTTCGACGAAGCTCGGAGGAGACGATGGAGCGAGTTCACGTGAACGATGAGACGTGGACGAACAGGGAAGCGACGTACCGATGCATCGAAACCGAGCTTTGAGTTGCGTGCAGGTCGACGTCGTCGTGGCATTACACCGACGTCTCATTGCTGACGTGGCCGACCGAGATCTACCCAAAGATTCTCTTCGGAAGC
Proteins encoded:
- the LOC135617814 gene encoding patellin-3-like produces the protein MAEEAQSKATEVAPMKVEEAAVTEATPPAPAPEPAEEEAEPKKTAEETKPEAEEAGPPAEAIVAPSVSFKEESNVVADLVDPEKKALDELKQLVQAALANNEFAPPPPPVKEEEPKPEEPAAAAPAPEEPETEPEEPPKPAETDSPAPPPEVEPPKPTAEKEEPLPAAAEDDGGKTGEAVEETVAPITTAPAAATEEVTPAAGDEPPAETPAPPPAEPPEEVFIWGVPLLGDERSDTILLKFLRARDFKVKDALSMLKNAVIWRKQFGIEALLQEDLGLPELEKAVFMHAVDREGHPVCYNVYGEFQNKELYDKAFGDEEKRQRFLKWRIQYLEKGIRELLDFTPGGVSSMVQVTDLKNTPRLGKHRQATRQAVTLLQDNYPEFIAKKVFINVPWWYLAFSRMMSPFFTQRTKSKFVFAGPSKSAETLFKYIAPEQVPVAFGGLSNESDPEFTTADAVTEVTIKASSKQSIEIPATEATLLVWELRVSGWEVSYGAEFMPSAEDGYTVIVQKTRKLVATDEPVIKTSFKIGEPGKVVLNIENPTSKKKKLLYRSKAKSSAKPT